One region of Mucilaginibacter gotjawali genomic DNA includes:
- a CDS encoding 7-carboxy-7-deazaguanine synthase QueE: MAHQIPEDGTQLPLMEEFYTIQGEGFHTGKAAYFIRLGGCDVGCHWCDVKESWNAELHALTYADQIVENASKYPSKAVVVTGGEPLIYNLDYLTAGLQGRGIKTFIETSGAYPLSGHWDWICLSPKKFKAPTKNVADHADELKVIIFNKSDFAFAEENAKLVSPGCKLYLQPEWSKSKEMTPLIVDYVMNNPHWEISLQTHKYLNIP; encoded by the coding sequence ATGGCACATCAAATTCCGGAAGATGGTACACAGCTTCCTTTAATGGAAGAGTTTTACACGATACAGGGCGAGGGATTTCATACCGGCAAAGCTGCCTATTTTATACGCCTTGGCGGTTGCGATGTAGGCTGCCACTGGTGCGATGTTAAGGAAAGCTGGAATGCTGAGCTGCACGCGCTAACCTACGCCGACCAGATCGTTGAAAATGCATCTAAATACCCGTCAAAGGCGGTTGTTGTGACCGGCGGCGAGCCGCTGATCTATAACCTTGATTATTTAACCGCCGGCCTGCAGGGGCGTGGCATTAAAACTTTCATTGAAACCTCCGGCGCTTACCCCCTTTCGGGCCATTGGGACTGGATCTGCCTGTCGCCTAAAAAATTTAAAGCGCCAACCAAAAATGTGGCAGATCATGCTGACGAACTAAAAGTGATCATTTTCAACAAGTCGGATTTTGCTTTTGCTGAAGAAAACGCCAAACTGGTTTCGCCCGGTTGCAAACTGTACCTGCAGCCTGAATGGTCAAAATCCAAAGAAATGACGCCGCTGATCGTTGATTATGTGATGAATAACCCCCACTGGGAGATCTCCCTGCAAACACATAAATATTTGAATATCCCGTAG
- a CDS encoding OmpA family protein, translating into MRFLTITLLIFILSVFSSFAQERQYSTTNKEAIKDYALASQSLDENLYNEALELLQKALLADNNFVEAHAQLADLYRMMRKHAEAISEYHKIIALNPEFNRSVYLKAGEEEITVALYQDALNHLEKYLTYQNLTTQNNARALKLLADCKFSLEAVQHPVPFKPVNMGPEINTADDEYMPVATADESMLIFTRKINNNEDFYKSVKVDGKWQTATYLSDRINTPEYNEGAQSITQDGKFLFFTGCNRPDGLGHCDIYIAQKKGDDWGKPFDLSPPVNTSGWEAQPSVSADGKTLFFVSNRKGGYGGYDIWKSTLTDKGWGEPQNLGPNINTAYNEQSPFIHPDDSTLYFSSDGWPGLGGRDLFVSRLGKDGQWQKPVNMGYPINTSGDENGLTITAEGTNAFFSSNNLDGFGGYDIYTFELPENLRPNLVTYVKGKVNDAKDLRPLEADVEIIDLQKNEPVYEDNSDAANGSFLATLKSGKNYGLNISKSGYLFYSQNFSLVGHQDKNPYHIAVLLEPIEIGNKVILNNIFFDTNSFELKTESLSELDKLVDFMSLNPTLKIEISGHTDNVGNDQANQVLSENRAKSVYQYLVTNKVNAARLVYKGYGETQPIAPNTTDEGRQKNRRTEFKIISK; encoded by the coding sequence ATGAGGTTTTTAACCATTACATTACTGATCTTTATTTTATCCGTTTTTTCTTCGTTTGCACAGGAAAGACAATACAGCACAACCAATAAGGAAGCGATAAAAGACTATGCATTGGCGAGCCAAAGCCTGGATGAAAACCTGTATAACGAGGCCCTGGAATTATTACAAAAAGCCTTACTGGCTGATAATAATTTTGTAGAGGCGCATGCGCAACTGGCTGATCTGTACAGGATGATGAGGAAACATGCGGAAGCCATTTCGGAATACCACAAAATAATAGCTTTAAACCCTGAATTCAACCGGTCTGTTTACCTGAAAGCCGGCGAGGAGGAAATTACTGTGGCCCTGTACCAGGACGCGCTAAACCATTTGGAAAAATACCTGACCTACCAAAATCTGACGACACAAAATAATGCCAGGGCGCTAAAGCTGCTGGCTGATTGCAAATTCAGCTTAGAAGCAGTGCAACACCCGGTGCCGTTTAAGCCTGTTAATATGGGCCCGGAAATAAACACAGCCGACGACGAATACATGCCCGTAGCTACAGCAGATGAAAGTATGCTGATATTTACGCGAAAAATTAACAACAACGAGGATTTTTATAAAAGTGTTAAAGTTGACGGTAAGTGGCAAACAGCTACCTACCTGAGCGACAGGATCAATACGCCGGAATACAATGAAGGGGCACAATCCATCACCCAGGATGGTAAGTTCCTGTTTTTTACAGGTTGCAACCGCCCGGATGGGCTTGGGCACTGCGACATTTATATCGCACAAAAAAAAGGCGACGATTGGGGCAAACCTTTTGACCTTAGTCCGCCCGTTAACACTTCTGGCTGGGAAGCACAACCCTCTGTCAGCGCCGACGGAAAAACATTGTTTTTTGTAAGTAACCGGAAGGGTGGTTACGGTGGCTATGATATCTGGAAATCTACCTTAACAGACAAAGGCTGGGGCGAGCCGCAAAACCTGGGCCCCAACATTAATACAGCCTATAATGAACAATCACCATTTATACACCCCGACGACAGTACCCTTTATTTCTCGTCGGACGGCTGGCCTGGCCTTGGCGGAAGGGATCTTTTTGTAAGCCGCCTCGGCAAGGACGGACAGTGGCAAAAGCCGGTAAATATGGGCTATCCTATTAATACCAGCGGCGATGAAAACGGCTTGACAATAACCGCCGAAGGTACCAACGCTTTTTTTTCATCAAATAATCTGGATGGATTTGGCGGGTATGACATTTATACTTTTGAGCTTCCGGAAAACCTGAGGCCAAACCTGGTAACTTATGTAAAAGGAAAAGTTAATGATGCCAAAGACCTGCGCCCGCTGGAAGCCGATGTTGAAATTATAGATCTGCAAAAAAACGAACCTGTATATGAAGATAATAGTGATGCTGCCAATGGCTCGTTTTTAGCCACGCTGAAATCAGGTAAAAACTATGGACTAAATATTTCCAAAAGCGGTTACCTTTTTTATTCACAAAATTTTTCACTGGTAGGGCACCAGGATAAAAACCCCTATCATATCGCCGTTTTATTGGAGCCCATTGAAATAGGCAACAAAGTAATTTTGAATAATATCTTTTTTGACACCAATAGCTTTGAGCTGAAAACAGAGTCGCTTTCTGAACTGGATAAATTAGTTGATTTTATGTCGCTGAATCCAACGTTAAAGATAGAAATATCCGGGCATACTGATAATGTGGGAAACGACCAGGCAAACCAGGTTCTATCAGAAAACAGGGCAAAATCTGTATATCAATACCTGGTAACTAATAAAGTTAATGCTGCCCGCCTGGTGTATAAAGGCTACGGTGAAACCCAGCCCATTGCCCCGAATACTACAGATGAAGGCCGCCAAAAAAACCGGAGAACAGAATTTAAAATCATTTCGAAATAG
- the bioB gene encoding biotin synthase BioB, producing the protein MTEVRYNWTKEEIAEIYHRPLLDLVYEAATVHRENKDYAEVQISSLISIKTGGCPEDCAYCPQAARYNTGVDVHAIMPKDEVIAAAEKAKAGGASRLCMGAAWREVRDNRDFDKVIEMVQAVNALDMEVCCTLGMLTESQAQRLADAGLYAYNHNLDTSEEDYKRIITTRNYDDRLKTLEHVRKAKITVCSGGIIGLGETVEDRISMLKTLSNLPRHPESVPINALVPVQGTPLADQPRVSVWDMVRMIATTRIIMPKTVVRLSAGRTEMSLVEQAFCFMAGANSIFAGEKLLTTPNPSFDTDMAMFELLGLKPRKAFKNGRLVKEVAEV; encoded by the coding sequence ATGACCGAAGTACGATACAATTGGACAAAAGAAGAAATTGCTGAAATTTATCACCGCCCGCTGTTAGACCTGGTTTATGAGGCTGCAACGGTGCATCGTGAAAACAAGGATTATGCAGAAGTGCAGATCAGCTCACTGATCTCGATTAAAACAGGTGGATGCCCGGAAGATTGTGCTTATTGCCCGCAGGCAGCCCGCTACAATACGGGTGTGGATGTGCACGCTATCATGCCAAAGGACGAAGTGATTGCGGCAGCCGAAAAAGCTAAAGCAGGCGGCGCTTCACGGTTATGCATGGGGGCCGCCTGGCGTGAAGTGCGCGATAACCGCGACTTTGACAAAGTGATTGAAATGGTACAGGCCGTTAATGCGCTGGATATGGAAGTTTGCTGTACGTTGGGCATGCTTACTGAAAGCCAGGCACAACGGTTAGCTGATGCCGGTTTGTATGCTTATAACCATAACCTGGATACTTCCGAAGAAGATTATAAACGTATTATCACCACCCGCAATTATGACGATCGTTTAAAAACATTGGAACATGTACGTAAAGCAAAGATCACCGTTTGCAGCGGAGGCATTATCGGCCTTGGCGAAACTGTTGAAGACCGCATATCCATGCTCAAAACCTTATCCAATTTACCCAGGCACCCGGAATCGGTACCGATAAATGCCTTAGTGCCTGTGCAGGGAACGCCCCTGGCTGATCAGCCAAGAGTTTCTGTTTGGGACATGGTACGAATGATTGCCACAACGCGAATTATTATGCCGAAAACAGTGGTGCGCCTTTCGGCCGGCCGTACTGAAATGAGTTTGGTTGAACAAGCCTTTTGCTTTATGGCAGGCGCCAACTCAATTTTTGCCGGTGAAAAACTGCTGACAACGCCAAATCCGTCTTTTGATACCGATATGGCAATGTTTGAATTACTGGGGCTAAAGCCGCGAAAAGCATTTAAGAATGGGAGGCTGGTAAAAGAGGTTGCGGAGGTTTAA
- the mgtE gene encoding magnesium transporter has protein sequence MQSFEIDKTDLLRIETALQGNDAELESVLKEYHASEIALLFERLPQEAKERIINILPTDIASEVISEMDEEHRPGELLINLDPEKRQEIVEELDYDDATDIISQLDEDEQQEILEDLDEEDAESIRALMKYPEDTAGGIMNSEIVKVNINLEKKDALDEIIRQSEEMEEFYTVYVVDDHDILQGILSIKNILKAKADAHVRELVNTDFVFVKAEMDQEDVAGLISQYNLTTIPVVDDNMKLLGRVTVDDIIDVMEQESTEDILKFSGVSEDEELSGNWKDAVKSRLPWLVINLATAYLAASVIRHFDSTVTLIAPIAAYMTIIAGMGGNAATQALAVTVRRISLNDLTDKQSYNAVLKEFLVGLLNGAANGLIVFFIAWFYDSDPMLGLVLFLAMTGNLVVAGLTGASIPLILKRVGIDPAVASSIIITTFTDCAGFFLPLWFASKLLLDSHHHLIHH, from the coding sequence ATGCAATCATTTGAAATAGATAAAACCGACCTGCTGCGCATCGAAACTGCGCTGCAAGGTAATGATGCTGAACTTGAGAGTGTTCTGAAGGAATATCATGCTTCGGAGATTGCCTTGTTGTTTGAAAGACTTCCCCAGGAAGCTAAAGAACGTATCATAAATATTCTTCCCACTGACATTGCTTCGGAGGTAATTTCGGAAATGGATGAAGAACACCGTCCCGGTGAGTTGCTTATCAATCTCGATCCTGAAAAAAGGCAGGAAATAGTTGAGGAGCTCGATTATGACGATGCTACTGACATTATTTCCCAGTTGGATGAAGATGAGCAGCAGGAGATTTTAGAGGACCTGGACGAAGAAGATGCGGAAAGTATCCGCGCCCTGATGAAATACCCCGAAGATACTGCCGGTGGTATCATGAACTCCGAAATTGTAAAGGTGAATATCAATCTTGAAAAGAAAGATGCGTTAGATGAGATCATTCGGCAGTCGGAAGAGATGGAGGAGTTTTACACTGTTTACGTTGTCGATGATCACGATATTTTGCAGGGAATATTATCCATCAAAAATATCCTGAAGGCAAAAGCCGATGCCCATGTACGCGAATTGGTTAATACAGATTTTGTTTTTGTAAAAGCCGAGATGGACCAGGAAGATGTTGCGGGGTTGATCTCTCAGTATAATTTAACAACGATACCTGTTGTCGACGATAATATGAAGCTGCTTGGGCGGGTCACCGTTGATGACATCATCGACGTAATGGAACAGGAAAGCACCGAAGATATTTTAAAGTTTTCGGGGGTTTCGGAAGATGAAGAGTTGAGCGGTAACTGGAAAGATGCAGTAAAAAGCAGGCTTCCGTGGTTGGTCATCAACCTGGCCACTGCATACCTGGCGGCTTCGGTTATCCGGCATTTTGATAGTACGGTAACTTTGATCGCGCCAATTGCGGCTTATATGACCATCATTGCCGGTATGGGCGGTAACGCTGCTACCCAGGCCCTGGCGGTGACCGTAAGGCGTATATCTTTAAATGACCTTACCGACAAACAATCATATAATGCAGTTTTAAAAGAGTTTTTGGTTGGGTTGCTAAACGGGGCGGCAAATGGCCTGATCGTTTTTTTTATAGCGTGGTTTTATGACTCGGACCCGATGCTTGGCCTGGTTTTATTTTTGGCGATGACGGGTAACCTCGTTGTAGCCGGCCTTACCGGGGCTTCCATCCCATTAATTTTAAAAAGAGTGGGCATCGATCCCGCCGTCGCTTCGTCTATCATTATTACCACGTTTACAGATTGTGCCGGTTTCTTTTTGCCATTGTGGTTTGCATCAAAATTATTGTTAGACAGCCATCATCATTTAATTCATCATTGA
- the mgtA gene encoding magnesium-translocating P-type ATPase, with protein MATAIKEKIKKYSFIQRNKKTNPQEFDTASIAKLKSVAVCANGKSLTLLESRITGLSAEEVHDRLEVFGLNEIVNEKAPAWYIQLLQAFIDPFIGVLFILAVVSLITDVIIQKPGERDYTTVAVISTMVLISVLLRFVQEFRSNQAAEKLKSMVKTTATVLRAEGKEEIDIKELVPGDIIQLSAGDMIPSDIRILQSKDLFVSQSMLTGEAIPVEKTGDAVPGAAKQSPLELNNVCFMGTNVVSGTAIATVVNTGEETYFGSLSKSLVGKRAETSFDKGVNSVSYLLIRFMLVMVPLVFVINGITKHNWLEAFLFGISIAVGLTPAMLPMIVTANLAKGAVNMSKRKVVVKRLNAIQNIGAMDILCTDKTGTLTMDKIVLERHLNVYGFEDNEVMKWAYLNSFHQTGLKNLLDVAVLEHVDIHSCLKEGESYEKIDEIPFDFQRRRMSVILEGKNHKHLLICKGAVEEVLDLCTHAFDPGEDDSLQIEKDDVIPMDDKMRKIVLEKTQQLNEEGLRVLLVAVKEYEERPLNYSKADESNMILTGFIGFLDPAKPSAGLAIKALHKLGITVKVLTGDNEIVAKKICKDVGIPFSHILLGRDLETMTDEELTSQIDDVSILAKLSPIQKSRVVKVLQAKGHTVGFMGDGINDAAALRDADVGISVDTAVDIAKESADIILLEKDLMVLRKGVIYGRRTFGNIIKYIKMTASSNFGNMFSMLGASALLPFLPMLPIQILINNLLYDISQISIPWDTMDDDYIVTPRKWDASGIGKFMLYVGPISSIFDYATFAVLWFVFKANSPQHAQFFQTGWFIESLLSQTLIIHMIRTRKIPFIQSRATFPVIALTAAIMAIGIYLPFSPLAGAFKLQAMPFLFFPLLVAILLGYCFLTQLIKGWFIRKFDQWL; from the coding sequence ATGGCAACTGCTATAAAAGAAAAAATAAAAAAATACAGTTTCATTCAGCGAAACAAAAAAACCAATCCACAGGAATTTGATACTGCGTCAATAGCCAAACTAAAAAGCGTGGCTGTTTGTGCCAATGGAAAATCGCTCACCCTGCTGGAAAGCAGAATTACCGGACTTTCCGCAGAGGAGGTACATGACCGCCTGGAAGTGTTTGGATTAAACGAAATAGTAAACGAAAAGGCCCCGGCCTGGTACATTCAATTATTACAGGCTTTTATTGATCCGTTTATCGGCGTATTATTTATCCTGGCGGTGGTTTCGCTGATTACCGATGTGATCATCCAAAAGCCCGGCGAACGGGATTATACCACAGTAGCAGTGATCAGTACGATGGTGCTGATCAGCGTTTTGTTGCGTTTTGTACAAGAGTTCAGGAGCAATCAGGCAGCCGAAAAGCTAAAATCAATGGTAAAAACCACTGCTACAGTACTAAGAGCCGAAGGGAAAGAAGAAATAGACATCAAGGAATTAGTGCCGGGTGATATCATCCAGCTTTCTGCCGGGGATATGATTCCTTCGGATATACGTATTCTGCAATCAAAAGATTTATTTGTAAGCCAGTCGATGCTTACGGGTGAGGCTATCCCGGTTGAAAAAACAGGAGATGCCGTACCCGGCGCCGCAAAACAATCCCCACTGGAACTGAATAATGTTTGTTTTATGGGCACCAACGTGGTTAGTGGTACGGCCATAGCTACAGTAGTTAATACCGGCGAGGAAACTTATTTTGGTTCGCTATCAAAATCATTGGTGGGTAAACGGGCCGAAACAAGTTTTGATAAAGGCGTTAACAGCGTAAGCTACCTTCTCATCCGTTTTATGCTGGTGATGGTACCGCTGGTTTTTGTGATCAACGGTATTACCAAACACAATTGGCTGGAGGCTTTCCTGTTTGGTATTTCTATCGCCGTGGGTTTAACTCCGGCGATGCTGCCCATGATTGTTACCGCCAACCTGGCCAAAGGCGCTGTAAATATGTCGAAAAGAAAAGTTGTGGTGAAACGACTGAATGCTATCCAGAATATTGGCGCCATGGATATCCTGTGTACCGATAAAACGGGTACGCTCACCATGGACAAAATTGTTTTGGAAAGACACCTCAACGTTTACGGGTTTGAAGATAACGAAGTGATGAAATGGGCATACCTCAACAGCTTCCATCAAACCGGGCTTAAAAACCTGCTGGATGTGGCTGTTTTGGAGCACGTCGATATCCACTCCTGCTTAAAAGAAGGCGAGTCCTATGAAAAAATCGATGAGATCCCTTTTGATTTTCAGCGGAGGCGGATGTCAGTGATCCTTGAAGGGAAAAACCATAAACACCTGCTGATTTGCAAAGGCGCCGTAGAAGAAGTGCTCGATCTGTGTACACATGCCTTTGATCCCGGCGAGGATGACAGCCTGCAAATTGAAAAGGATGATGTGATCCCGATGGATGACAAAATGCGGAAAATTGTGCTGGAGAAAACACAACAACTGAACGAAGAGGGTCTGAGGGTACTTTTGGTTGCCGTAAAGGAATACGAGGAACGCCCGCTAAATTACAGCAAAGCTGATGAAAGCAATATGATCCTCACTGGCTTTATCGGCTTTTTAGATCCCGCAAAACCATCTGCCGGGCTGGCCATTAAAGCCCTGCATAAATTGGGGATAACTGTTAAAGTACTTACCGGGGACAATGAAATTGTCGCCAAAAAAATATGTAAGGACGTAGGCATCCCTTTTTCGCATATTTTATTGGGCCGCGACCTGGAAACCATGACCGACGAAGAACTTACCAGCCAGATTGATGATGTAAGTATCCTGGCAAAATTAAGCCCGATCCAAAAATCAAGGGTGGTAAAGGTATTGCAGGCAAAAGGCCATACAGTTGGTTTTATGGGCGATGGCATAAACGATGCGGCAGCCCTGCGGGATGCGGACGTCGGGATCTCAGTTGATACTGCCGTGGATATTGCAAAAGAAAGCGCCGATATTATTTTATTGGAAAAGGACCTGATGGTTTTGCGCAAAGGGGTTATTTATGGGCGCAGAACGTTTGGCAATATCATTAAATATATTAAAATGACGGCCAGCAGTAATTTTGGCAATATGTTTAGTATGCTGGGCGCCAGCGCCTTGCTGCCGTTTTTACCCATGCTGCCGATACAGATCCTGATTAATAATTTATTGTATGATATTTCCCAGATCTCGATACCATGGGATACGATGGATGACGACTATATCGTTACCCCGCGTAAATGGGATGCCAGCGGTATAGGCAAGTTTATGCTTTATGTAGGGCCCATCAGCTCGATATTTGATTACGCTACGTTTGCTGTTTTGTGGTTTGTATTTAAAGCTAATTCGCCGCAACACGCACAATTTTTCCAAACGGGCTGGTTTATTGAAAGTTTATTGTCGCAAACCCTTATTATTCACATGATCCGAACCCGCAAAATACCGTTTATACAAAGCAGGGCCACGTTTCCTGTTATAGCGCTAACAGCGGCTATTATGGCTATCGGGATTTATCTGCCGTTTTCGCCGCTGGCAGGTGCATTTAAACTGCAGGCAATGCCATTTTTATTTTTCCCGTTATTGGTGGCCATTTTATTAGGCTATTGCTTTTTAACGCAGCTGATAAAAGGCTGGTTTATCCGGAAATTTGACCAGTGGCTGTAA
- a CDS encoding trans-sulfuration enzyme family protein: MKIETIAIHAGNHVDASSKAVIQPIVLSTTFERAVDGTFPGGHIYSRASNPNRALLENLLAKLESGADAASFSSGNAAGMSVFQSLEPGTHIIAPDDMYHGLRNQLKNLFAGILEFDFVDINNSDVLQQHIMPHTGLIWIETPSNPLLKITDIKKVVNIAKTHGIKVACDNTFATPVCQRPLELGADLVMHSCTKYFGGHSDLMGGALITKEKSDWWAKIRQVQEYGGAIPAPMDCYMLVRSMKTLPYRMRGHVHNAQLLAEYLEKHPKVEQVMYPGLPSHPQHEIAKAQMDSFGGMLSFCLNGGEEEARRVINSLKIFTRATSLGGVESLIEHRATMEGPDTKTPFNLLRVSVGLEHIDDLVADMAKALG; encoded by the coding sequence ATGAAGATCGAAACCATCGCCATTCATGCAGGCAATCACGTTGATGCCTCCTCAAAAGCAGTAATTCAGCCCATTGTATTATCAACCACCTTCGAAAGGGCTGTAGACGGCACTTTCCCGGGCGGTCATATTTACAGCAGGGCCAGCAACCCTAATCGTGCGCTGCTTGAAAATCTGCTCGCAAAACTGGAGAGCGGTGCTGATGCGGCTTCATTTTCATCGGGTAATGCGGCAGGAATGTCGGTTTTCCAATCGCTGGAGCCGGGCACGCACATCATAGCGCCCGACGATATGTACCATGGCCTGCGCAACCAGCTTAAAAACCTGTTTGCCGGTATTTTGGAATTTGATTTTGTCGATATAAACAACAGCGATGTGCTACAGCAGCACATTATGCCGCATACCGGGCTGATCTGGATTGAAACCCCATCAAACCCTTTGCTCAAAATCACCGACATCAAAAAAGTGGTAAATATCGCAAAAACACATGGCATAAAAGTAGCTTGCGACAACACTTTTGCAACACCAGTGTGCCAGCGGCCTTTGGAATTGGGCGCCGATTTGGTGATGCACTCCTGCACCAAGTATTTTGGCGGCCACAGCGACCTGATGGGAGGCGCCCTTATCACCAAAGAAAAAAGTGATTGGTGGGCCAAAATCCGCCAGGTGCAGGAATATGGCGGCGCTATCCCCGCGCCCATGGATTGTTATATGCTGGTGCGCAGTATGAAAACACTACCCTATCGTATGCGTGGCCATGTACACAACGCGCAGTTACTGGCCGAATATTTGGAGAAACATCCAAAAGTTGAACAGGTGATGTATCCGGGTTTACCATCGCACCCGCAGCATGAAATTGCAAAAGCGCAAATGGATAGCTTTGGCGGGATGCTGTCATTCTGTTTAAATGGCGGCGAAGAAGAAGCCCGGCGCGTTATCAACAGCCTTAAAATATTTACAAGAGCCACCAGCCTGGGCGGCGTGGAAAGTTTAATTGAGCATAGGGCTACAATGGAGGGCCCTGATACCAAAACGCCATTCAATTTACTGAGGGTTTCGGTTGGGCTGGAGCACATTGATGATTTGGTGGCCGATATGGCGAAGGCGCTTGGGTAA
- a CDS encoding DinB family protein, with translation MSAKDQLLIQYDLHTTLFNNVLVDINEEEAEVRLAPGINHVKWLAGHLVWGQLGLARMGNVQVDIPWTDHFNTQLTEPVSASIKMPSLEEIKAEWNKYTGPIREGLEQMPEEALNSPIEFPLPAFKTTESLWTFINHHQAYTIGQIGILRRALGKEAMKYR, from the coding sequence ATGTCAGCGAAAGATCAATTACTCATTCAGTATGATTTACATACTACGTTGTTTAACAATGTTTTAGTGGATATAAATGAAGAAGAAGCTGAGGTGAGGCTTGCACCAGGGATCAATCATGTCAAATGGCTTGCGGGGCATTTGGTGTGGGGGCAGTTGGGTTTGGCAAGGATGGGCAATGTACAGGTAGATATTCCATGGACCGATCATTTTAATACACAGCTAACCGAACCTGTAAGTGCCTCAATTAAAATGCCCTCGCTGGAAGAAATTAAAGCGGAATGGAATAAATATACCGGACCGATCCGCGAAGGGCTGGAACAAATGCCCGAAGAAGCCTTAAATAGCCCAATCGAATTTCCCTTGCCTGCTTTTAAGACAACGGAAAGTTTGTGGACATTCATCAATCATCACCAGGCGTATACCATTGGCCAGATAGGGATTTTACGGAGGGCTTTGGGTAAGGAGGCGATGAAATATCGTTGA
- a CDS encoding DinB family protein, translating to MSAKKVLLDQYDLHNVLYNNVLADITDAESGKCIADPMNCVKWLAGHLAWAQLNLGNIGGVPVDFAWRDHFHTKQGATPQDLDATPSELPALQQIKDKWNEMGPVIRNGLENLPDAALDTVINIPHPIFPFDNTLGGLWAFINHHQAYTIGQIGILRRGLNKDAMKYS from the coding sequence ATGTCAGCAAAAAAAGTATTACTTGACCAGTACGATCTGCATAACGTATTATATAACAATGTTTTGGCAGATATTACAGATGCAGAGTCAGGCAAATGCATCGCCGACCCGATGAACTGTGTTAAGTGGCTTGCCGGCCACCTGGCCTGGGCCCAGCTTAATTTGGGCAATATAGGGGGCGTTCCGGTCGACTTTGCATGGCGCGATCATTTTCATACCAAACAAGGCGCAACGCCGCAGGACCTGGACGCAACGCCAAGTGAATTGCCAGCTTTACAACAGATCAAAGACAAATGGAACGAAATGGGGCCGGTGATAAGAAACGGGTTAGAAAACCTTCCGGATGCTGCGCTGGATACGGTAATCAACATACCACATCCTATATTTCCCTTTGATAATACGCTCGGCGGTTTGTGGGCGTTTATAAATCACCACCAGGCTTATACCATCGGCCAGATCGGTATTTTAAGAAGGGGCTTGAATAAGGATGCTATGAAATATTCTTGA